The genomic segment ATCTGTTCGACACCATCGGTTCATGAGCCTCGACCCGGACGGCATGACGCCCATGTACGTCCAGCTCGCCGACCTGATCGCGGCTCGCATCTCCTCCGGCGAGTACCGGCGTCGCATCCCGTCGGAGGAGACCTTCCGGCAGGAGTTCGGTCTCGCCCGGCAGACGATCCGCAAGGCCATCGCACTGCTCCGTGACCGCGACCTGGTCGTCACCTC from the Actinocatenispora thailandica genome contains:
- a CDS encoding GntR family transcriptional regulator; protein product: MSLDPDGMTPMYVQLADLIAARISSGEYRRRIPSEETFRQEFGLARQTIRKAIALLRDRDLVVTSRRGTWIKGQE